The Tursiops truncatus isolate mTurTru1 chromosome 11, mTurTru1.mat.Y, whole genome shotgun sequence genomic sequence tattattcccattttgcccATGAGGAAATTGGTGGCAGTTCCCACCCATGATCTAGCAGTGCCAAGTCCAGGGTTAGCCCCAGGTGCTTCTGGCTCCACAACCTCTGATCTGTGCAGTGCACTTCCTGTCAGACACTGCAAATGACTGTCAGACCGTTGCTTTTATTATCATCCACATCAGCATCCTTTCCCAGTGGTTAGTCATCAGCAAGCTGGGTGAGCTCGCAGGGATTATTCACAGTGATCCGAGGTTaacccccttttaaaaaaatggtggtAAAATCTATGTAACGTAAagcttaaccatttttaggttttcggtccagtggcattaagtacattcacactgttgtgcaaccatcaccaccacgaATCTGCAGAACTTTTGCATCTTCCCAACCAGACACTCTGTGCCCATTCACCACTAACTCCccgttcccccctcccccagcccctggcaactgcccTTCTACCTTCTGTCTTGATGAACTTGACTCCGCTAAGTACCTCACATAAATGGAATTCTATAATATTTATCGGTTTGTGTCtggtttgtttcacttagcataatgtcttcaaagttcatccatgttgtagtgagGTTAATTCTTCTGAAACGTGAATAATCACTTGCCACTTTGTATAACTCTGATTTTCATCCAGCAGGGCACACCTGTAGAAAGgtttgaaaacaacaaaaactctaGAAATTAAGGACATGAGTGTTGATATACTTTTCAGAGTCCAGGCTGAACTGAATAGCCCAGTGTGAGGACAGAGGGTGGTTCTGAACGGGGCAGGGCAACAGCCCATCACCAGCAAAGTGGTTACCTTTCTCCAAAGGTTACCAGTGTGTCGGCAAAATACAACTTTGAAAGCAAAGCTGGATGCCTCGTTGGTGGAGTCACCCTCGATACACAACTGATGTTCTGTTACAGAGAATCGTACAGAACCCAATGTTCACGTAGCTGTTCTGTCTGTGACCTTCAGCGGAGCTTCTTAAGTCCTGTAACCTTCAGTTGCTTCACTTACAGAGCGAGGGGCAGGATTAGTTCACCGCTTACGACTCTTCCAGGTTGGAACCATTTCTGggattcctttttgttttattatgtttaaaatcattatttcccaaatttcccaaatgtcttttcttttgttctcttcatgGATTTTGCCTTTTCCTAGTATCTTCTGTGCTATTTCactttaatacttttatttagtGCAATTCACTTAAGAAATCAtgtgtatttgaaaaagaaaccTTACATAATTGCCTCCAATGGAAAACCAGTATTGTTTTGAGTATCATGAAGCTAATAAAGCTACCCAGGTGGATTTAAAGGTGGGACATGTATTTGAGCTCCAACTttgtaaaatgcttaaaatagtaATTGGCACACACTTtacatcatttaattttcactgtGACACCGTGGGGCTGGATACTATTcctacctccattttacagatgggaaattgAGGCTTTGAGAAGTTTTATACAGTGGCCATTTCCCGTCTTATAGTTGATATAAGCTCCGTACGGCGTGGAATCTTAGAGCTGCAGCCCGAGTTTAAGTGGCTCAAGGATGgagaactctgtgtgtgtgtgtgtgtgtgtgtgtgtgtgtgtgtgtgtgtgttgactaATATTTCTTTTCCACTGAAGTGCCAAGAACAGGGACTAATCTAGATTTCTATTAATCTTATGTCAGCAACAATGACAGTTTAACTGGGAGAGGCTGATAAACATTAGTCTGTGAGGATGGGAGTGGGCCGTAACATAAACACACTTCTCAGAAGGGCTACAAAGAAAGCAGGGATGCCCAGACTCGAGCactcctggtgtgtgtgtggggttttgCACGTGGTGGTGGCGGGTGCCtctcacgtgtgtgtgtgtgtgcgcctgtgTTTGGAAGCTCATGCAGTGCCCCAGATGCCGCCGACGTTCACAGTGCTGTGTCCTGCCTTAGCCGACTTCTCGGGATGTTCCAGGGCTGCAGCTGGTCCCTTCCTGTCCTGATTGACAGGGCACACTTCATAAAGCTTGCAACCAACTTCCTGCAAGCCAGTCAGTGTCCTTGATAAGAAAGTGGAATTCAGGGCAATTAAGTGCAAGCTGAGCTCCGAGACTGCGTTTTCTGAGGGCGGTTGTGCGCCAGCTGCTTTCAGTGCCATTCCGTTCATTCAGGGGTGACTTTTACAAAGTAGCCTTCTTCTGGGCGCTGCCTTCAAAACAGAGCCTCAGCTGGGCTGTGTGTGAATCACTCATCCTATTTATAAGCTTCAAGTGGAAATCAGTTTGGGGAAGGGCAGAAGTCTGCAGAGGCTCAGCGTGGACGGCTGGCTTAGACTGGGTGAGATTTGCAGATTACCCAGGGGCAGCGCTGGGCAGTGGTTTGAACCTTTAGAGACACTCGGTTTACATTGTTGCTTGCTAGGTAGCTCTCCTGAGACGAATAACCTAATTttcctaaacctcagttttctcatctgttaagtgggtctttaaaaaattatgatagaatatccataacataaaatttaccattttaaccacttttaaatgTACCATGTCAGTGGCATGAAATACATTCACATGGTTGTGTAAATGGGATTTTAGATAGGATTAGAGAGTGTAAGGTGCTTAGAACCATGCCTGATAATTGGAGGTTGTTCTGTAAGTGGTAACTaagtttactattattattttgtattatctACTAATTGTCTTgtgcttttcaaaatataatgcCTATTCTGGTGACAGGTGTTTCTTGGGTGAGGGCAGGTGCTAAGCAGTGGATGTTACAGAGATGAGGGGCAGATGTGGAACCTGCCACCTGCCTCGGGGGACTCAGCCTAGTAGGCAAGgtgaatttatatacatataatatatatatttgtatatacatatgtacatacatatgtaagtacatatgtaatatatattatatgaatgTATGTGATATATGTGAtgatatgtacatgtataatatatacattatacatatatgataatacatatatgcatgtaacatgtatacattatatgtatatatgaagaggtgcgcacacacacagaagagcGCTGCCATAAAGGATAGTAAAACACTTCAAGAAGccaaaggagaagagagtgaTTCCAAGGGGTGTGCGATACAAGAGAAGCAAGGTTAGGGAAAACATTTGCCTGGAACTTGTAGACAAAGTTTCAAGGCACTTTTTCGTTCACCttgattaattctttttttttttttaatcattctcacaataatcctgtgaTCCAGAAGAGGATAGGGATCATGGGTTTCCATTTTCTGGTGGTAAACAGAGGCTCAGAGTAGCTAAGGGACCTGCTCCATGTCACACAGATGGCTAGTGGCAGAGTTTGGGCTGCAGTGTGATGACTCAGAACCCGGTGCTGtgggtccatttcatctagggtCCCAAGGTGGGCAGAATACAGTTCTGATTGGTGCATAGGTCTATAAAAGGTGGTGATGTCCAGTGCACAGGTAGGTACGTACACCACTGTGGAGGAAGGCAGTGAGACTTTAGGTAGGCCACAGACGGACGGATCTCAGATTAATAGTTACACACTGTAGTGTTCATCAGAAACATCGAGCATGTGATTCTGTGGGTATTTCTCAGGACAAGTCTACACTGACGTGAAAATAGAGTCCTTGCAAGGAGTGATTTTAAGTAACAGAGCATGCAGTGGGTGCCAGGGACTGCAGTCGGGAATCACTGGCCCAGTTATGCCAACTGATCCTTTCATGAAAGCTCAGGGCTGCAGAGAAAAGGGTGACccagctgcttgtaaattttggaaattaatcctttgtcagttgcttcatttgcaaatattttttcccattctgagggttgtcttttggtcttgtttatggtttcctttgctgtgcaaaagctatggagaacagtatggaggttccttaaaaaactacaaatagaactaccatatgacccagcaatcccactactgggcatatacccagagaaaaccataattcaaaaagagtcatgtaccaaaatgttcattgcagctctatttacaatagcccggagatggaaacaacctaagtgcccatcatcggatgaatggataaagaagatgtggcacatatatacaatggaatattactcagccataaaaagaaactaaattgagctatttgtaatgaggtggatagacctagagtctgtcatacggagtgaagtaagtcagaaagagaaagacaaataccgtatgctaacacatatatatggaatttaagaaaaaaaaaaaagtcatgaagaacctaggggtaagacagaaataaagacacagacctactagagaacggacttgaggatatggggagggggaagggtgagctgtgacaaagcgagagagagacatggacatatatacgctaccaaacgtaaggtagatagctagtgggaagcagccgcatagcacagggagatcagcttggtgctttgtgaccgcctggaggggtgggatagggagggtgggagggagggagacgcaagagggaggagatatgggaacatatgtatgtgattcactttgttataaagcagaaactaacacaccattgtaaagcaattataccccaataaagatgtttaaaaaaataaaaaataataaagtaaaaaaaaaaagaaaaaagaaaagggtgaCCCAGCTGGCAGAGCCACGCAGGGGCACCTCAGCTGCTTTGGTCCGTGTGGTGTGAGCTGAGCCGATGCAGACGCTGACTGTAACGCTAACAGGCTCCCTGGGTCTTGCTCCTCTTTGTAGATTGCCGACTTTGGGCTTTCCAACCTGTACCAGAAGGACAAGTTCTTGCAAACGTTCTGTGGGAGCCCACTCTATGCCTCTCCCGAAATTGTCAACGGGAGGCCTTACCGAGGGCCAGAGGTGAGCAGCTTGCCTGGTGTGTACGGTGGGGGgctggagaggagaaaagaactgAACCTAGGAAtacttaaaaaaaccaaacaaacataaaagcaagcaaacaaaaaaccgtTTCCTTATATGATTATAAAAGCCATAATATACACACCTGGGAGAAAAATCCAGAACAgcctaaaagagaaaataaagttgcCTGCGATCTCCCCACAAGAGATAACCACGTAATATTTATGTGACTTCTTCTTAGGCTTTTTTTTCCAGTGTAGATCTTGTATTTCAAACAATTGAGGTCACTATTATAGGTGTACATCTCTCCTTTTATTACTAACTTAATTGTGACTTTTCTGAATTTGTTATTACTGAAAACATGGTTTTTAACGATGACATGATGttttattgtatgaatatactgtaatttatttaatcacttcCCTAGTGTTAGATTGTTTTCAGTTGTTCCCTATTGTAATAAGACAAGCAGAACAGAAAGCAAACAGCCTCACTCTGCAGCGAACCTTTTTGCGTGTATCTTTGACAGCATGTATTTCTGAtcaaggaaatacattttaattgcaTCTTCTGATtcatgagaaatacattttctctGTGTGCCTAAAGCTTTCAGGGCCACTGTAAGACACAGGTATGTGAAAATATCGTTTTGAAAATGGGTGAGTTGTGActgattattcatttttaaagagataGTTCTATTTATAGAGAGATTCATCCACTCAGGATACCATAAGTAGCAGCCATTCAGTGGGTTGAAATGTTTCCTTCCAAGTATTTATCTGTTTGAGAGTGTTTGGGGCAGGGCTAGAGGGTAAAGAGACGGATGCCAAGAGCCTCCATCACTTGCAGTAAGGAGAAAGTCTTTCCAAAACAAGAATGTAAGGGAGGAGCCTAAGGTCCAATTTACAACATTGCAGAAACCTGACACTGTAAATTTATCACAGATAATGAATGCTGCTTTGATCCTCGATGATCCGTTTCTGAGGTTACAAGCTGGCAGCCTGTGATCTGGCCAGCAAGAGTGCTTTATTTGGccatctttctaaaaaaaaattgaacatttaataaatgggagatttcacataaaagtcCGTTTTCTGACTTCTCTTGAAAAAACAAAGGATCTAGCAGTGCTGGGCCTATATTACTATGTGACAGCAACTAGCCAGAGGAGGCTGCCTATGTAAGATGGGTGAATGCCCTCTACAGTTTGTCTTCAAACCAACACTCCACGTGGTACCCCACCGTCTCTCTTTCTTTGTTCACGTTTGTTGTCTGCCTGGCTCTTGTAAGCATTTGAGTTTGCAACCCCTGATCCCTTTGAAGAAGGTGCAGGATTCCTGGGTTAGGAGTCAAGAACCCCATGTTCCAGTCTTACCTCCATCactgggatggggaggggcctCTGGAGAAACCATTTAACTTCCTTGGGCCTCAGTATTCTCATCTGCCAAATAGGGCTGAAAATAATCCGGGGCCCCTACCTGTTTCACAAAATTAGAGAGGATCAAAGAATATCGTCTGTTCAAGAAAATTCTCCTATGGGTTGGAACCGTTGGTCTCAGTTTGCAACGAAAAAGTCAGGCTCTGAAACAGGCCCCAGGTGCACTGCATATCAGGTGTCAGGCTGTGGTGGGAACCTGTCTGCCAGGTGCTAAATTCCATTCCTCGGGTCATTGAGGGTGGCTGCTCGTGGTCTGTGATGCTAATGGTTTGGAAGGGAATCTGCTTCCCAGCTCCTATATGTCTGTCTCTCTGCTCCAGGTGGACAGCTGGGCCCTGGGCGTGTTGCTTTACACTCTCGTGTATGGAACGATGCCCTTCGATGGTTTCGATCACAAAAACCTCATTCGGCAGATCAGCAGCGGAGAGTACCGGGAGCCCACGCAGCCCTCAGGTGTGTGCCCACGGAGGGTCGGCGGCTAAGCCGGGCGAGGCCAGCTCACGCTTTCTGCTTTTGTGTCCATGTCTGTAAGAAGACTcctgcttttcctctttcttccccccaGATCTTTGCCTTCCGGCAGAGCTGGCTTATTAGGCCGCTTTCCCCAAACCTTCCCACTGTGATATTTCCAGAACAGTTGTTCTACTCTGCTGGCTAGGAGTCCTGTTTGcttgctgtgtgaacttgggcaaggcCCTTACCCTGTTTAGATtctgtttctccactgtaaattcaCATTTTGGAAAAGGTATTACGTGAAGTCCCTTCCAGTCCACGTAGACATGAGACCCCCTCAGTAGACTCTAAGGGTGGCAGCTGCTCTTCTGCACATCTTGCCCTGGCCGGGGGGTGTGGCGCATGGGTGCTGTTTCATGACCTGTTACCACAGAGCAAGTCTATCCCATCCCGCTCCCACACCCAAACAAACTCAGCAGTTTAACCAACATCTATTAGCTGTTATCTCTTGATTCCCTGGATTGGTTAGAGCTTTTCTGGCCTGCCTTGGGTTTCTCCTACAGTTGCAATCAGATGGTAGCTGGAGTTGGGGCCGATTGTGGGGACACCTCGGGGCCCCTCTGTGTGGGCTCTCTCCCCATGAGCTGCCTCCCCAGGCCTCTCTCTCTAGGAAGGAGCGTGGACTTCTTACATAGCAGCTCAGGGCTcgaagatggaggaagaagcaGCTGCCAGGCCTTCTTAACGTCTGCTTGGAAGCCAGATGATGTCACTTCTGCCATGTTCTATTGGTCAAAGCGACCAAGGCCATAAGCTCCATCTCTTGATGGGAGAGCATTGTTTGAGTGCAGAAGGGGTGTGTACAGGTGGCCATATTTGGAATGTGGTTAACAGACACATCGTATATTGCAGTCCGCGCATCccacatgtgtatacacacacacacgcggttgattctcattatttgcCGCAGTTGTGTCCTATAACATTGCTATGAACGCTGAGTTTGTGAATACTGAAGCACTGCTCATAGGGAAATACAGGGCTCGACTCCTgggagcctctggtcacaacgtTTTTGTCAACTGATCAATCCATATccttgttttatgtatatttctgtttaaagacgcctcatttaaaatatattgttgatTTATGAACATCGAACTTACGGCCAACAGCACTTTAACTCGTGCCTGAATGAGGCTTATCTGGCTCATATGTTTTCTCCGTAAGGTACATCACTGCCTTCTTGGCCTTAGAATCCCCAGATAGCACTTCAGCACCAcgcttgggggccattttaaacagtgaaatcaccaataAAAAGCGCATATATGTGAAAAGCATGAACTAAACGGACTGTGAAAAGGACACTTGCTTACGGCATGAGAGCAGAAACAAGAAGGCAGTGCCTTGTCACCTGGTTCTGCTTCAGCTGGGAACACACATGTGCATTGTGTGGGGGGGTAATTCACATTTTTTGCCAGTTCGTGGAAAGCACCTTgagtattgatttgggggttccaaatacattttaatgagtAGGCGAATTTACAAATacagaatctgtgaataatgagcACTGAGTATTTCATATGTATAAACAGGTATAGATATGCAGATATCTATATCTGTACATTTTTTCAATAAGCTAACCcgagtatttttgtttgtttgtttgtttttagaaaattcaGGGTGAAATCTATGGCAGCCTTTTTGCCTGACCAGCTAACTTGTGTCAACACAGTTTCTGGTACACTACAGgggttcagaaaatatttattgactgaatgaatgaacatcctGTTACTTTTCAGGGCTGCAGCTCACCCCTGGCTCCATCACCAGGTCCCGGCCAGCTACTCATTAGCTACATAAGTAGCTGAGGGGAGGTGGCGCCTTCCCAGGATATAATTCAACCCCCATTTGGGGAGCACGGTTTGATCTTAAAAGGCGATTTATAAGCTGTGAGAGTCTGTTGGTTCCTGTGGCCTCCTCAACATCCCTTTGGGGCTTTCCCCTAATTCTTTGGCAGCAGAAATTGACAAATGGAGTTTTTCAGACAGGCCATAAACGGATAGCAGATAGAGATCAGCTCCCTGATCTGACAGCTTGGTAGGCTATGGCTTATGTCAGAGAGGGACAGGAGGTGAGCACTTGGGTGTGGGATTCAGAGCCCGGCCAAGGCCCGAGTCAGGCCAGCCTTGGGGACGGCCCCCTCTCAAGGCCCAGGCGTGCCAGGTGTGAACACCTCTccatccttctctgtctctccctctctgatgAGAAGCCTTTTCCTTGCCGTCTCAGCcctaaatttcctttttgtgCTGACACATTTTCCTGGTGACCTGAGTGCTGTGTGTTTATATAAACCTAACTTTGGAGGACTAAAAGCCATGGTAATCTATACCTGTTTTCCCATTTAGTAAAATGATATCCACCAAAGGAATGGTGGGGCCCTGCTTGGGGTCAGGTCTGGATTCTTTCCTGGTTACCTGGCCTTCCCCATTTTATACAGATCTGAGTTGACGGAAAGTCAGCAGTCTGACATTCCGTCAGTAGCGTGGAGAAACATGCCGGGCTCTGATAGCTCACTGGCCTGTGGCTCTGAGTCCTGATGACGCTTCCTGATGGACAGTCTGGAAGGCTACGGCTTCCTGCTCCATGGCGTGGCTGCACCAGGGCTCCATTTGGCCTTTTCCTCAAATGAGTGTGTCTCCTTTGCGCCCCCAGAGCGTCAGCTTTGGAAAGCCCAAAACTCCCGTAAAATGTACCGTTCCTTCTGCTTCTTGTCCCACAGATGCCCGAGGCCTCATTCGGTGGATGTTGATGGTGAACCCCGACCGCCGGGCCACCATCGAGGACATTGCCAACCACTGGTGGGTGAACTGGGGCTACAAGAGCAGCGTCTGCGACTGCGATGCCCTTCACAGCGCCGAGTCCCCACTCTTGGCCCGCATTATCGACTGGCACCACCGTTCCACAGGGCTACAGGCTGAGGCCGAAGCCAAAATTAAGGGCTTGGCCAAACCCGGGGCCCCCGAGGTCATGCTGGAGCGGCAGCGGTCGCTGAAGAAGTCCAAGAAGGAGAACGACTTTGCTCAGTCCGGCCAGGACTCGGTGCCTGAGAGCCCATCCAAGGTGAGCTCCAAGCGGCCCAAAGGGATCCTGAAGAAGCGGAGCAACAGCGAGCATCGCTCTCACAGCACCGGCTTCATCGAAGGCGTCGTCAGCCCCGCCTTACCCCCCGCTTTCAAGCTGGAGCAGGACTTGTGCCGGACTGCCGTGCCCCTGCCAAGCGCCCCCGAGGCGGAGGTGCCCGCTAAACTCAGCCCCAAACAGTCGGCCACGATGCCCAAGAAAGGCATCTTGAAAAAGACCCAGCAGAGAGAATCGGGTTACTACTCGTCCCCGGAGCGCAGCGAGTCTTCGGAGCTGCTGGACAGTAATGATGGGCTGGGTGGCGGCATCCCCTCCCCGAGCCCCCCGGATCCGGCCAGGGTGACGTCCCACAGCCTCTCCTGCCACAGGAAGGGCATCTTGAAACACAGCAGCAAGTACTCAGAGGGCACCATGGACCCGGCCCTGGCCAGCCCCGAAATGCCCACACTGGAATCCTTGCTGGAGCCCGGCATCCCTGCCGAGGGCCTCTCCCGGAGCTACAGCCGGCCTTCCAGCGTCATCAGCGACGACAGCGTCCTGTCCAGCGACTCCTTCGACTTGCTCGACTTGCAGGAGAATCGCCCTGCCCGCCAGCGCATCCGCAGCTGCGTCTCTGCCGAAAACTTCCTCCAGATCCAGGACTTTGAGGGGCTCCAGAACCGGCCCCGGCCCCAGTACCTGAAGCGGTACCGGAACCGGCTGGGAGACAGCAGCTTCTCCCTCCTCACGGACATGGACGATGTGACTCAGGTCTACAAGAAAGCGCTGGAGATCTGTAACAAACTCAACTAGCTC encodes the following:
- the NUAK1 gene encoding NUAK family SNF1-like kinase 1 isoform X3, translating into MVHIRREIEIMSSLNHPHIISIYEVFENKDKIVIIMEYASKGELYDYISERRRLSERETRHFFRQIVSAVHHCHKNGVVHRDLKLENILLDDNCNIKIADFGLSNLYQKDKFLQTFCGSPLYASPEIVNGRPYRGPEVDSWALGVLLYTLVYGTMPFDGFDHKNLIRQISSGEYREPTQPSDARGLIRWMLMVNPDRRATIEDIANHWWVNWGYKSSVCDCDALHSAESPLLARIIDWHHRSTGLQAEAEAKIKGLAKPGAPEVMLERQRSLKKSKKENDFAQSGQDSVPESPSKVSSKRPKGILKKRSNSEHRSHSTGFIEGVVSPALPPAFKLEQDLCRTAVPLPSAPEAEVPAKLSPKQSATMPKKGILKKTQQRESGYYSSPERSESSELLDSNDGLGGGIPSPSPPDPARVTSHSLSCHRKGILKHSSKYSEGTMDPALASPEMPTLESLLEPGIPAEGLSRSYSRPSSVISDDSVLSSDSFDLLDLQENRPARQRIRSCVSAENFLQIQDFEGLQNRPRPQYLKRYRNRLGDSSFSLLTDMDDVTQVYKKALEICNKLN
- the NUAK1 gene encoding NUAK family SNF1-like kinase 1 isoform X1 — its product is MEGAAAPAAGDCPDLGPGAPGSPPEAGAGATAAPAAAAPEPRKPHGVKRHHHKHNLKHRYELQETLGKGTYGKVKRATERFSGRVVAIKSIRKDKIKDEQDMVHIRREIEIMSSLNHPHIISIYEVFENKDKIVIIMEYASKGELYDYISERRRLSERETRHFFRQIVSAVHHCHKNGVVHRDLKLENILLDDNCNIKIADFGLSNLYQKDKFLQTFCGSPLYASPEIVNGRPYRGPEVDSWALGVLLYTLVYGTMPFDGFDHKNLIRQISSGEYREPTQPSDARGLIRWMLMVNPDRRATIEDIANHWWVNWGYKSSVCDCDALHSAESPLLARIIDWHHRSTGLQAEAEAKIKGLAKPGAPEVMLERQRSLKKSKKENDFAQSGQDSVPESPSKVSSKRPKGILKKRSNSEHRSHSTGFIEGVVSPALPPAFKLEQDLCRTAVPLPSAPEAEVPAKLSPKQSATMPKKGILKKTQQRESGYYSSPERSESSELLDSNDGLGGGIPSPSPPDPARVTSHSLSCHRKGILKHSSKYSEGTMDPALASPEMPTLESLLEPGIPAEGLSRSYSRPSSVISDDSVLSSDSFDLLDLQENRPARQRIRSCVSAENFLQIQDFEGLQNRPRPQYLKRYRNRLGDSSFSLLTDMDDVTQVYKKALEICNKLN
- the NUAK1 gene encoding NUAK family SNF1-like kinase 1 isoform X2, producing the protein MEGAAAPAAGDCPDLGPGAPGSPPEAGAGATAAPAAAAPEPRKPHGVKRHHHKHNLKHRYELQETLGKGTYGKVKRATERFSGRVVAIKSIRKDKIKDEQDMVHIRREIEIMSSLNHPHIISIYEVFENKDKIVIIMEYASKGELYDYISERRRLSERETRHFFRQIVSAVHHCHKNGVVHRDLKLENILLDDNCNIKVDSWALGVLLYTLVYGTMPFDGFDHKNLIRQISSGEYREPTQPSDARGLIRWMLMVNPDRRATIEDIANHWWVNWGYKSSVCDCDALHSAESPLLARIIDWHHRSTGLQAEAEAKIKGLAKPGAPEVMLERQRSLKKSKKENDFAQSGQDSVPESPSKVSSKRPKGILKKRSNSEHRSHSTGFIEGVVSPALPPAFKLEQDLCRTAVPLPSAPEAEVPAKLSPKQSATMPKKGILKKTQQRESGYYSSPERSESSELLDSNDGLGGGIPSPSPPDPARVTSHSLSCHRKGILKHSSKYSEGTMDPALASPEMPTLESLLEPGIPAEGLSRSYSRPSSVISDDSVLSSDSFDLLDLQENRPARQRIRSCVSAENFLQIQDFEGLQNRPRPQYLKRYRNRLGDSSFSLLTDMDDVTQVYKKALEICNKLN